From Pseudothermotoga thermarum DSM 5069, a single genomic window includes:
- a CDS encoding phospholipase C/P1 nuclease family protein: protein MKKFVVFAFLTILICYVFGWSAHETLTYLIVQSLPNKDDLVPITPYSYVESRVYNMEYLKLEDYCGDFIENFVPKWAVFFPPDPKPQDGKVPVWQILTIYSVEPDLGMDEGLQLSPLQDLIGSSKGVRHMKYRLLVVDFFEGSESVLYFINMSREAFKKGDRYWGYRFLARALHYLQDLSMPYHNAPGPLFDTVRGIFDKDTALMLAYTHFSYDEYMAYLLYRNDEETINAILHAEPKKVRNTRELIQRVRLLGLRNISKVHRLMTHHFGEDLKGRILGLEDFERKSTELQELKQITISIARDLSSLLKGFLLDYLKEVGEL from the coding sequence GTGAAAAAATTTGTTGTGTTTGCATTCTTAACCATTTTGATTTGTTACGTTTTCGGTTGGTCTGCGCATGAAACGCTGACTTATCTCATTGTCCAAAGCTTGCCAAACAAAGATGATTTGGTTCCAATCACACCTTATTCGTACGTTGAAAGCAGAGTTTACAACATGGAATATCTCAAATTAGAAGATTATTGTGGAGATTTTATCGAAAACTTTGTTCCAAAATGGGCTGTTTTCTTTCCACCCGATCCAAAACCACAAGATGGAAAAGTACCTGTTTGGCAGATATTGACGATTTATTCAGTTGAACCAGATCTTGGAATGGATGAAGGTTTGCAACTTTCACCTTTGCAAGATTTGATCGGAAGCAGCAAGGGAGTCAGGCACATGAAATATAGACTTTTGGTGGTTGACTTTTTTGAAGGCAGCGAAAGTGTTTTGTATTTCATCAACATGTCGCGTGAGGCTTTCAAAAAAGGTGACAGGTATTGGGGATATCGCTTTTTGGCAAGGGCACTTCACTATTTGCAGGATCTTTCGATGCCGTACCACAACGCTCCAGGACCACTTTTCGACACCGTTCGTGGCATTTTTGACAAAGACACGGCTTTGATGTTGGCTTACACTCATTTTTCCTACGATGAGTACATGGCTTATCTTTTGTACAGAAACGATGAAGAAACTATAAATGCAATTTTGCATGCCGAACCAAAGAAGGTTAGAAACACGCGTGAACTAATTCAGCGCGTTAGACTGCTTGGCTTAAGAAACATTTCAAAGGTACACAGATTGATGACACATCATTTTGGCGAAGACCTTAAGGGAAGGATTTTAGGCCTGGAAGATTTTGAAAGAAAATCAACGGAGCTTCAGGAGTTAAAGCAAATCACCATTTCTATAGCGCGCGATCTATCGAGTTTGCTCAAAGGATTTTTACTGGATTATCTAAAAGAAGTTGGGGAACTGTGA